A genomic region of Dunckerocampus dactyliophorus isolate RoL2022-P2 chromosome 10, RoL_Ddac_1.1, whole genome shotgun sequence contains the following coding sequences:
- the LOC129188371 gene encoding serine-rich adhesin for platelets, with protein sequence MAGIHEPLLALILLASSGLHCYSPQPSCPDSCSCPQPSVLNCSFSSLSVMSPQHIQDYVTELDFSHNLLEGAALLRPHRHLQSVRLGNNTIVHLSLCIQRHRRVKDHGCVAWAPNLQLLSVERNLLRQLPQGLHALEALEVLKLSFNSISSIRPGELRNQRQLRELHLQHNLISSLPAYTIQHLEKLKVLDVSFNKMTSLHPSLYLSLRNIGADVSMVGNKWRCDCSMRSIRRWMAHHRSRDLHSGSLICASPPVLAGTDLLQLEDDDLNCWRPETEPQLHQDMMVDEGSEVLLSCATKDAFWWTPSGLAVNKPQSTLLISDVTVQDTGLYLCLSKEHEVVSVFYLQIRLNRKPRSISGSSQQMIPQVPARRAAEKRNQSVTNSDLTLAVCLSVFITFLVAFILGVLARPCIDVLWRRITRKKSSSASDSVSSARQYDNEAYSESEDKEEVRAHRERRVTFSRVDFREDNNVKYYDTVASSGQERKTNGAVMECETVMVEKHREDDSEGHSDRSGSEDMREPSGQKLEVVDISSGSELEKRRRGSSCSSGSSLSDNVSHKVQITHNSSQRQEDTVQQRAYSYKSKAAPQISIDGMKSMDEINGFDSEPHTNIGGPVAVPELWQDGEEQFDFSDSVRSTSPRTSSRISSFNYSKQILKSERLKREGSSGSSSYVSDNEPSHYTVNPDSEDEEEELGKSHREEKVSDGRLPPLRPKYSSSPQSSDTDEDSGDYPAHQSSSSSESDDEQTPKKPTIVVDVKSPSAKSFSSEVSEFDAMHYVKRQQATMKNDSETHWPTINVEQIPRTNRHLDIKITHSSSSSDSEDSTRLDPELWWPAINLECTIRVKRCLDIKVPGGDGQMENLREMSRPGLVGMLGIPPLSSSSDSVDRIKDIKVSYKGEATNARHPTKESWPVLDLEHTIPVQRHLDIKTPSLTSDSSSGSDTEDESIHITELPHKVGTSWLQFQEVPPETETHWPSIDLQKIPRIKRRLDITSMLRGSSDSKTQGPWPLLNLEDSFRIKRSLDFTVPSPTSNSSSSSDSEDEITNHITKQVPGATNITRYPIKRPPTSSYEPQGLWPTLDLEDSFRIKRCLEFKVLSPISDSFSNSDSENETLIRFTKQQQGATKEARNPVKVSPTSHEPQRRWPSLDLEDSFRIKRHLDFKVPSPNSDSLSSSDSEDETTNHITKQEQKVVTNAAMNPVKVSSAPSHEPQRLWLSVDLESSFKIKRHLDFKVPSPASDSLSSSDSEHEKTNHVIKQEQGVTNVTKYPIKESPTQSYELQGATDKYPVKISPTSSHGPLGPWPTLDLEDSFRIKRSLDVKSSSTTPDSLSSSDSEHETTNHVTKQEQKTVNLTRNPIKLSPTQSCQPQELWPKLELEDSFQIKRRLDIKTPSLASDSPSSSDSEHETTNHVIKQEQGVTNVTKHPIKESPTPSYEPQGLWPTLDLEDSYQIKRRLEFKRPSPSSNSFSSSDSENETTNGITKQEQRATNVVWHPIKGSPTPSHKPQRAWPSLDLENSFKIKRRLDFKVPYPASDSGATDKYPVKISPTSSHGPLGPWPTLDLEDSFRIKRSLDVKSSSTTPDSLSSSDSEHETTNHVVKQKQGVTNVTRHPIKGPATPSYKPQGLWPTLDLKNSYQIKRRLDFKMPSPTSDSLSSSDSENESTNCITQQEKRATNVVWHPIKGSPTPSHNPQRPGPSMDLEDSFQMKRRLDFKAPSPSSDSSSSSDREHETSNHVIKQEQGVTNVTKHPMKGPPTPSYKEQGLWPTLDLKNSYKIKRRLDFKRPSPTLTLLSRSNSEDETMNRITKREQRATNVARHSIKGSPTPSHKPQGPWPSLDLEDSFRTKRRLDVKSTSQTSDSSSSDCEHKANNHTTKQKHKTTSGTSYPIKGPTPSYEPQELWPTLELEDSFQIKRHLDIKAQSPASDSSSSSDGEHETTNHVIKQKQGVTNVTSYPIKESPTPSYEPQGLWPTLDLDDSYRIKRHLDFKRPSPALDSLFSSDSEDETTNHITKQRATNVARHPIKGSPKPSHKPQGSWPSLDLEDSFRIKRRVDFKVPLSTSGSSSSSDSEHETTNRITKLEQKTTNVTRHPIKAPPTLNYEHHGLWPTVELEDSFRIKRRLHIKVPSPASDLSPSSNSEDEKKSVTVHTTSQDQGARWLALDLDLKRNPRIKRRLDIKASSPPPICTTSSDSKGEPPAHVETFAEVSAGTQWPSIDIGRGTRIKQRLDFIQAWPSVDRKDHTLGGNPPSSSDEQDDILELGSVTKTTPWLNLGINRRLEIRAPSLQSHLGPGSISSEALYSDYSTSDGEDENRDPKDTPKSHKKDANIKLEKYFVVTEDVGDKTTSMTPEINPELQSRWANMHLGFSRFRKRLEITSHASDSSGIKHKESPLTTESKHIMKGRDNTDNPGERERGFRNGKSIPASEGMSSASLKELSSSSSSENEAESIYYIRQKNKSQTPSSLYASHRAPTTLTTDDSEVSIFPHANISTTSQRQPKESDGTLEKRLSDQTPMKTPESTDHLLTQRTVEENDVIDGKARASGVNNSPIQYRRLIMKASSQPNNTSSTSEMTTQYSSSYSTRYQYPSLGPRMVPSPSFQDVLKKQFRPFRSNPEALQAETQSTSVGSRLSDLSIGSLRRIRDVSPSSTLAGSFTGQQQEVQITNVMPSSGSLSSLSTDAMGKNAPDKRERGLSALKAMSSERQTWDREEQSVDPIPPSDTPASFQHESELLHSSRSAGSRRVTDFPYDIPQYRTHTQQAQENPPPIPETPPPDEATELRWSSSQKQEKRGFYSSNISQV encoded by the exons CGCATCGCCATCTCCAAAGTGTGCGGCTGGGCAACAACACCATCGTGCACCTGTCCCTCTGCATCCAGAGGCACCGCCGTGTCAAAGATCATGGGTGTGTTGCCTGGGCCCCCAACCTGCAGCTGCTATCTGTGGAGAGGAATCTGTTACGGCAACTCCCACAGG GATTGCATGCTCTTGAGGCCTTGGAGGTCCTGAAGCTGTCCTTTAACAGCATCTCAAGTATTCGACCTGGTGAGCTCCGTAACCAGCGTCAGCTGAGGGAGTTGCACCTTCAACACAACCTCATCAGCAGCCTGCCGGCGTACACCATCCAGCATTTAGAAAAGCTCAAG GTCCTCGATGTAAGCTTCAACAAGATGACCAGCCTCCATCCTTCACTATATCTCTCTCTGCGTAACATCGGTGCTGATGTTAGCATGGTCGGCAACAAGTGGCGCTGTGACTGCAGCATGCGCAGTataagaagatggatggccCACCACAGGAGCAGAGACCTTCATTCCGGGAGTTTGATATGCGCTTCCCCGCCCGTCCTCGCAGGCACAGACTTGTTACAGCTGGAGGACGATGATCTGAACTGCTGGAGGCCTGAAACTGAACCACAGCTCCACCAAGACATGATGGTGGATGAAGGCTCGGAGGTTCTGCTGTCTTGCGCCACAAAAG ATGCATTCTGGTGGACACCGAGTGGTCTGGCTGTGAACAAACCTCAGTCTACCCTCCTCATCAGTGATGTTACAGTGCAAGACACGGGACTTTACCTGTGTTTGTCTAAGGAACATGAGGTTGTATCAGTCTTTTATCTCCAAATCAGACTGAACAGAAAACCTCGAAGTATATCTGGAAGTAGCCAGCAAATGATCCCACAAGTACCTGCAAGGAGGGCAGCTGAAAAAAGGAATCAGAGTGTCACGAACTCTGACTTGACGTTAGCAGTCTGTCTATCAGTCTTCATCACGTTTCTGGTCGCCTTCATCCTTGGAGTACTCGCAAGACCTTGTATCGATGTTCTCTGGAGAAGGATCACCAGAAAGAAAAGCTCCTCAGCATCCGACTCTGTCTCATCTGCGAGACAATATGACAATGAGGCCTACTCTGAAAGCGAGGACAAGGAGGAGGTACGAGCTCACAGGGAAAGAAGAGTCACATTTAGCAGAGTGGACTTTAGGGAGGAcaacaatgtgaaatattacGACACTGTCGCCAGCAGTGGacaggaaagaaaaacaaatggtgCGGTCATGGAATGTGAGACAGTGATGGTTGAGAAGCACAGAGAGGACGATTCAGAAGGTCATTCTGACAGGAGTGGTTCAGAGGATATGAGAGAGCCATCAGGCCAAAAACTCGAGGTTGTGGACATTTCAAGTGGCAGTGAACTGGAGAAGAGAAGGAGAGGTTCATCATGCAGCTCTGGTTCCTCACTTTCTGACAATGTATCACACAAGGTCCAAATTACCCACAACTCTTCTCAGCGGCAAGAGGACACAGTTCAACAGAGAGCTTACTCCTACAAGTCAAAAGCTGCACCTCAAATTTCAATCGATGGTATGAAATCAATGGATGAAATCAATGGATTTGACTCTGAACCGCACACAAACATTGGTGGCCCAGTAGCAGTTCCTGAGCTGTGGCAGGACGGTGAAGAACAGTTTGATTTTAGCGATTCTGTCCGCAGCACATCTCCAAGAACCAGCAGCCGCATTAGCTCTTTTAATTATTCCAAACAAATTTTGAAATCAGAAAGACTAAAGAGAGAGGGCTCTTCTGGCTCCAGCTCATATGTCAGTGACAATGAACCTTCACATTACACAGTCAATCCAGACtcagaggatgaggaggaggaattaGGAAAAAGCCACAGAGAAGAAAAGGTCTCTGATGGCAGATTGCCACCACTGAGACCAAAGTACTCCTCTTCCCCTCAGTCCAGTGACACTGATGAGGATTCCGGTGATTATCCAGCTCATCAATCCTCTTCCAGCAGTGAGAGTGATGACGAACAGACCCCAAAGAAGCCCACTATAGTTGTAGATGTTAAGTCACCATCAGCAAAGTCATTCTCCAGTGAAGTTAGTGAGTTTGATGCAATGCATTACGTAAAAAGACAACAGGCAACTATGAAAAATGACTCCGAAACACACTGGCCTACCATCAACGTGGAGCAGATTCCACGAACTAATAGGCATCTAGATATTAAAATAACTCATTCATCCTCAAGCAGTGACAGCGAAGATAGCACAAGACTGGACCCAGAGTTGTGGTGGCCTGCAATCAACCTTGAATGCACAATACGTGTCAAGAGGTGTTTGGATATCAAGGTGCCTGGAGGTGACGGTCAAATGGAAAATCTCAGGGAGATGTCCAGGCCAGGGTTGGTGGGCATGTTAGGAATCCCACCTTTGAGTTCTAGCAGTGACAGTGTGGACAGGATAAAGGACATAAAAGTCTCTTATAAAGGGGAGGCTACCAATGCACGGCATCCCACCAAAGAAAGTTGGCCAGTGCTTGATCTTGAGCATACCATCCCAGTCCAGAGACATTTAGATATTAAAACACCATCACTAACCTCAGACTCATCATCTGGTAGCGACACTGAGGATGAATCAATACACATCACAGAGCTACCACACAAAGTGGGCACATCATGGCTTCAATTTCAAGAAGTCCCACCAGAGACAGAAACACATTGGCCTTCCATCGACCTTCAGAAAATTCCTCGCATCAAGAGGCGTCTAGATATAACATCAATGCTTCGTGGTTCCAGTGACAGTAAGACACAAGGTCCTTGGCCCTTGCTTAATCTTGAGGATTCTTTCAGAATAAAAAGGTCTCTAGATTTCACAGTTCCGTCACCAACGTCAAATTCATCTTCCAGCAGTGATAGTGAGGATGAAATTACAAACCACATCACAAAACAGGTGCCGGGGGCCACAAATATAACAAGGTACCCCATTAAAAGGCCACCAACATCGAGTTATGAACCACAAGGACTTTGGCCCACACTTGATCTTGAGGATTCTTTCCGAATTAAGAGGTGTTTAGAGTTCAAAGTGCTGTCACCAATTTCAGATTCTTTTTCCAATAGCGATAGTGAAAATGAAACTTTGATTCGCttcacaaaacagcagcaaggGGCCACAAAGGAAGCTAGGAACCCTGTTAAAGTATCGCCAACAAGCCATGAACCACAAAGACGCTGGCCCTCACTTGATCTTGAAGATTCTTTCAGAATTAAAAGACATTTAGATTTCAAAGTGCCATCGCCAAATTCAGATTCATTGTCCAGCAGCGATAGTGAGGATGAAACTACAAACCACATcacaaaacaagagcaaaagGTAGTCACAAATGCAGCTATGAACCCCGTTAAAGTATCATCAGCGCCAAGTCATGAACCACAAAGACTTTGGCTGTCTGTTGATCTTGAAAGTTCTTTCAAAATTAAGAGGCATTTAGATTTCAAAGTGCCATCACCTGCTTCAGATTCATTGTCCAGCAGTGACAGTGAACATGAAAAAACTAATCATGTGATAAAACAAGAGcaaggggtcaccaacgtaaCTAAGTATCCCATTAAAGAGTCACCAACACAAAGTTATGAACTACAAGGGGCCACAGATAAGTACCCTGTTAAAATATCACCAACATCAAGCCATGGCCCACTAGGACCTTGGCCCACACTTGATCTTGAGGATTCTTTCCGAATCAAGAGGAGTTTAGATGTGAAATCCTCGTCAACAACTCCAGATTCATTATCCAGCAGTGACAGTGAACATGAAACAACTAATCATGTCACAAAGCAGGAGCAAAAGACCGTAAATTTAACTAGGAACCCCATTAAACTATCACCAACACAAAGTTGTCAACCACAAGAACTTTGGCCCAAACTTGAACTTGAGGACTCTTTCCAAATCAAGAGGCGTCTTGACATCAAAACGCCATCACTTGCTTCAGATTCACCATCCAGCAGCGACAGTGAACATGAAACAACTAATCACGTGATAAAACAAGAGcaaggggtcaccaatgttacAAAGCATCCCATTAAAGAGTCACCAACACCAAGTTATGAACCACAAGGACTTTGGCCCACACTTGATCTTGAAGATTCTTACCAAATTAAGAGGCGTTTAGAGTTCAAAAGGCCATCACCGAGTTCAAATTCATTCTCCAGCAGCGACAGTGAGAATGAAACAACTAATGGCATCACAAAACAGGAGCAAAGGGCCACAAATGTAGTTTGGCATCCCATTAAAGGATCCCCAACACCAAGTCATAAACCCCAAAGGGCTTGGCCCTCACTTGATCTTGAGAATTCTTTCAAGATAAAAAGACGCTTAGATTTCAAAGTGCCATACCCAGCTTCAGATTCAGGGGCCACAGATAAGTACCCCGTTAAAATATCACCAACATCAAGCCATGGCCCACTAGGACCTTGGCCCACACTTGATCTTGAGGATTCTTTCCGAATCAAGAGGAGTTTAGATGTGAAATCCTCGTCAACAACTCCAGATTCATTATCCAGCAGTGACAGTGAACATGAAACAACTAATCATgtggtaaaacaaaaacaggggGTCACCAATGTAACTAGGCATCCCATTAAAGGGCCAGCAACACCAAGTTATAAACCACAAGGACTTTGGCCCACACTTGATCTTAAAAATTCTTACCAAATTAAGAGGCGTTTAGACTTTAAAATGCCATCACCGACTTCAGATTCATTGTCCAGCAGCGACAGTGAGAATGAATCTACTAATTGCATCACACAACAGGAGAAAAGGGCCACAAATGTAGTTTGGCATCCCATTAAAGGATCCCCAACACCAAGCCATAACCCCCAAAGACCTGGGCCTTCAATGGATCTTGAAGATTCTTTCCAGATGAAAAGACGTTTAGATTTCAAAGCGCCATCCCCAAGTTCAGATTCATCATCCAGCAGTGACAGGGAACATGAAACATCTAATCATGTGATAAAACAAGAGCAAGGGGTCACAAATGTAACTAAGCATCCCATGAAAGGGCCACCAACACCAAGTTATAAAGAACAAGGGCTTTGGCCCACACTTGATCTTAAAAATTCTTACAAAATTAAGAGGCGTTTAGACTTTAAAAGGCCATCACCAACATTAACTTTATTGTCTAGAAGCAACAGTGAAGATGAAACTATGAATCGCATCACAAAACGGGAGCAAAGGGCCACAAATGTAGCTCGGCATTCTATTAAAGGATCCCCAACACCAAGTCATAAACCCCAAGGACCTTGGCCCTCACTTGATCTTGAGGATTCTTTCCGAACCAAGAGGCGTTTAGATGTCAAATCTACCTCCCAAACATCAGATTCATCCAGCAGCGACTGTGAACATAAAGCAAATAATCACACCACAAAACAGAAGCACAAGACCACAAGTGGAACTAGTTACCCCATTAAAGGACCAACACCAAGTTATGAACCACAAGAACTTTGGCCCACACTTGAACTTGAGGATTCTTTCCAAATCAAGCGGCATCTTGACATAAAAGCACAATCACCTGCTTCAGATTCATCATCCAGCAGCGACGGTGAGCATGAAACAACTAATCATgtgataaaacaaaaacaggggGTGACAAATGTAACTAGCTATCCCATTAAAGAGTCACCAACACCAAGTTATGAACCACAAGGACTTTGGCCCACACTTGATCTTGACGACTCTTACCGAATTAAGAGGCATTTAGACTTCAAAAGACCATCTCCGGCTTTAGATTCATTGTTCAGCAGCGACAGTGAGGATGAAACTACTAATCACATCACAAAACAAAGGGCCACAAATGTAGCTCGACATCCCATTAAAGGATCCCCAAAACCAAGTCATAAACCCCAAGGATCTTGGCCCTCACTTGATCTTGAGGATTCTTTCCGGATAAAAAGACGTGTAGATTTCAAAGTGCCATTATCAACTTCAGGTTCATCATCCAGCAGTGACAGTGAACATGAAACAACAAATCGCATCACAAAACTGGAGCAAAAGACCACAAATGTAACTAGGCACCCCATTAAAGCACCACCAACACTAAATTATGAACATCATGGACTTTGGCCCACAGTTGAACTTGAGGATTCTTTCCGAATCAAGAGGCGTCTTCACATCAAAGTGCCATCACCTGCTTCAGATTTATCACCTAGCAGCAACAGTGAGGATGAAAAAAAGTCAGTGACGGTCCACACTACAAGCCAGGATCAGGGTGCAAGGTGGCTTGCACTTGATCTTGATCTTAAACGTAATCCTCGCATCAAGAGGCGACTAGACATCAAAGCCTCATCGCCCCCTCCTATTTGTACTACGAGCAGCGATAGCAAGGGGGAACCACCAGCCCACGTTGAGACTTTTGCAGAAGTTTCTGCAGGAACACAGTGGCCCTCCATAGATATTGGTAGAGGTACTCGCATTAAGCAGCGCTTGGACTTTATACAGGCATGGCCCTCTGTTGACAGAAAAGACCATACATTGGGAGGAAACCCACCAAGCAGCTCAGACGAGCAAGACGATATACTGGAACTTGGCAGTGTCACAAAGACGACACCCTGGCTAAATTTGGGCATTAACAGACGTTTGGAAATCAGAGCACCGTCACTGCAATCACATCTTGGTCCTGGCAGCATTTCTTCTGAGGCTCTGTATTCCGACTATTCCACAAGTGATGGAGAGGACGAGAACAGAGATCCTAAAGACACACCCAAGAGCCACAAGAAAGATGCCAACATCAAATTAGAAAAGTACTTTGTTGTTACAGAAGATGTGGGAGATAAAACCACAAGTATGACACCAGAGATAAACCCTGAGCTTCAGTCGCGGTGGGCCAACATGCACCTTGGATTTTCCCGCTTCAGAAAACGTCTTGAAATTACATCACATGCAAGTGATAGCAGCGGAATCAAACACAAGGAATCACCTCTGACCACAGAGTCCAAACACATTATGAAAGGTCGAGACAACACCGACAACCCAGGAGAAAGGGAAAGAGGATTTAGAAATGGCAAAAGCATCCCCGCATCTGAGGGGATGTCTTCTGCTAGTCTAAAAGAACTGAGCTCATCTTCCAGCAGTGAGAATGAAGCAGAATCAATATATTATatcaggcaaaaaaacaaatcccaGACTCCTTCATCTCTGTATGCAAGCCACAGAGCCCCTACCACATTAACAACAGATGACTCCGAAGTCAGCATCTTCCCTCATGCAAATATCAGCACAACCTCACAGAGACAACCGAAGGAATCGGATGGGACTCTGGAAAAAAGACTATCGGACCAGACTCCCATGAAGACACCAGAGTCCACAGATCACCTGTTAACCCAAAGAACGGTGGAAGAAAATGACGTGATAGATGGCAAAGCAAGGGCATCAGGTGTCAACAACTCACCGATACAATACAGGCGCCTGATTATGAAAGCTTCATCCCAACCAAATAATACCTCCTCCACCAGCGAAATGACTACACAATATAGTTCTTCCTACAGCACAAGATATCAGTACCCATCTCTTGGCCCAAGGATGGTTCCCAGTCCGAGCTTTCAGGACGTGCTAAAAAAACAGTTTCGACCCTTCAGGAGCAACCCAGAGGCGCTACAAGCCGAGACGCAGTCGACCAGTGTTGGCAGCAGACTGTCTGATCTCTCCATTGGCAGTCTGAGAAGGATCCGAGATGTAAGCCCATCATCTACCCTTGCTGGATCTTTTACTGGCCAGCAGCAGGAAGTACAGATCACAAACGTGATGCCCAGCAGTGGTTCTTTGTCATCACTCAGCACAGATGCAATGGGGAAGAACGCACCCGACAAAAGGGAGAGAGGACTAAGCGCCCTGAAAGCCATGTCATCTGAGAGACAAACATGGGACAGAGAAGAACAAAGTGTGGACCCAATCCCCCCAAGTGACACACCAGCAAGTTTCCAGCATGAGTCAGAACTGCTACACTCTTCTCGCTCAGCAGGCAGCAGGAGGGTCACAGATTTTCCCTATGACATTCCCCAatacaggacacacacacagcaggctCAGGAGAATCCACCTCCTATTCCGGAGACACCACCACCGGATGAGGCCACGGAGTTAAGGTGGAGCTCATCCCAGAAACAGGAAAAGAGAGGTTTCTACTCCTCAAACATCAGTCAAGTTTAG